A stretch of the Arachis stenosperma cultivar V10309 chromosome 6, arast.V10309.gnm1.PFL2, whole genome shotgun sequence genome encodes the following:
- the LOC130934854 gene encoding peroxidase 46-like: METTRAVVFTNIIIAVSSLFIVVLFLVGSVSGGGSLFFNFYGNSCPAVEFVVRNAVTSSSSSDPSIPGKLLRLLFHDCFVEGCDASLMLRGNNTELSDPANRSIGGLSVIDLAKRDLEMLCPETVSCADIIALAARDAVAITGGPMIPIPTGRRDGVVSVVSNVRPNIVDTSFTMDQMINLFSTKGLSLIDLLVLSGAHTIGAAHCSSIRSRFQETSNGKFTLIDKTLDSNYANDLIQQCPTGVSPSVTVNNDPETSLVFDNQYYRNLMNNKGLFPSDSALLIDGRTRKLVEDLANDQQLFFESWGQSFLKLTSIGVKTGDEGQIRRFCGATN; the protein is encoded by the exons ATGGAGACAACAAGAGCAGTGGTGTTTACCAATATTATTATTGCCGTGTCTTCACTTTTTATAGTGGTGTTGTTTTTAGTTGGATCTGTTTCAGGAGGTGGTAGCCTCTTCTTCAATTTCTATGGAAATTCATGTCCAGCTGTAGAGTTTGTTGTGAGGAATGCAGTcacctcttcctcttcttctgaTCCTTCAATTCCTGGAAAGCTTCTTCGCTTGCTTTTCCATGATTGTTTTGTAGAG GGATGTGATGCATCTTTGATGCTAAGAGGGAATAATACAGAGCTTAGTGATCCTGCAAATAGATCCATTGGAGGACTTTCAGTTATAGATTTGGCAAAAAGGGACCTTGAAATGTTGTGTCCTGAAACAGTTTCTTGTGCTGACATAATTGCTCTGGCTGCTAGAGATGCTGTTGCAATT ACAGGTGGACCTATGATTCCAATTCCCACAGGTAGAAGAGATGGAGTGGTTTCAGTTGTTTCCAATGTCAGACCCAATATTGTGGACACAAGTTTCACTATGGATCAGATGATTAATCTCTTCTCCACTAAAGGATTGTCCTTAATTGATCTACTTGTTCTTTCAG GAGCTCACACCATTGGAGCAGCTCATTGCAGCTCCATTCGAAGTCGGTTTCAAGAAACCTCCAATGGAAAATTTACCCTGATTGACAAAACCCTTGACAGTAACTATGCCAATGATCTTATTCAACAGTGTCCAACAGGTGTAAGCCCTTCAGTGACAGTGAATAATGATCCTGAAACATCATTGGTCTTTGACAACCAATACTACAGGAACCTTATGAACAACAAAGGGTTGTTCCCATCTGATTCTGCATTGTTGATTGATGGCAGAACAAGGAAGCTAGTTGAGGATTTGGCAAATGATCAACAACTTTTCTTTGAGAGTTGGGGCCAGTCATTTTTGAAGCTCACAAGTATTGGAGTTAAAACTGGTGATGAGGGTCAGATTAGAAGATTTTGTGGAgcaactaattaa